In the Pogona vitticeps strain Pit_001003342236 chromosome 2, PviZW2.1, whole genome shotgun sequence genome, TATTAGTTTTTTGTGGGGAAGTCATTACATCTTACGGTTTCTGTATGATCCTCCCAAGGTTTCTTCCCCAAGCTTGTTTTGTAGTAGTTTTTAATATTAACTTGAAACAAAATTGCTGCACCAGTGTGGAGTGCCAATGTGTTATTAAGGCCTTGCAGggctattactttttttttaaattaataacttTGTCCTTGGATTCTTACAAAAATACCTAAGTAATTACCGTTtttggattccgaagaggcagaggaactagagaccaaattgctaacttgcgctggattatggagaaagccagagagttccagaaagatatctacttctgcttcattgactatgcaaaagcctttgactgtgtggaccacagcaaactatggcaagtccttaaagaaatgggagtgcctgaccaccttatctacctcctgagaaacctatatgtgggacaggaagcaacagttagaacttggacatggaacaactgattggttcaaaattgggaaaggagtacgacaaggctgtatattgtcccccagcttgtttaacttgtatacagaatacatcatgagaaaggcaggactggatgaatcccaagccggaattaagactgccagaagaaatatcaacaacctcagatatgcagatgataccactctgatggcagaaagtgaggaggaattaaagaaccttgtaatgagagtgaaagaggagagtgcaaaaaaacggtctgaaactcaacatcaaaaaaaccaagatcatggccactggtcccatcacctcctgggaaatagaaggggaagacatggaggaagtgacagattttattttcctgggctccatgatcactgtagatggagacagcagccacgaaattaaaagatgcctgtttcttgggaggaaagtgatcacaaatcttgacagcatcttaaaaagcagagacatcacattgccaacaaaagtccgaatagtcaaagctatggtttttcctgtagtgatgtatggaagtgagagctggaccataaagaaagcagaccgccgaagaattgatgcctttgaattgtggtgctggaggaggctcttgagaatcccctggactgcaaggagaacaaacctatcagttctaaaggaaatcaaccctgagtgctcactggaaggacagatcctgaagctgaggctccagtactttggccatctcatgagaagaaaagactccttggaaaaaaccttgatgttaggaaagtgtgatggcaggaggagaaggggacgaccgaggatgagatggctggacagtgtctgcgaagtaaccaacatgaatttgacacaactccgggaggcagtggaagataggagggcctggcgtgctctggtccatggggtcacgaagagtcggacacgactaaacgactaaacgaaacgaaattACCGTTTTACTGAATGTCAAAACAGaaagatacagtatttgaatattaaagaattaaataatataatattagataatagcattattaaaacagatttaaaggaacaaaaatacaaacctaCAAAAAAACCTCTTCTTTTTGAAAAAACTCTTCATAGGTGGCTAGTCAATAAGGGAAAGCCTGTCAGatgagaaaagtctttgcctgcttgtggaaggacagcaaaaatgggaccAACCTGtcttgtgggaggaagttccaaagtctggaagcaggcACAAAGAatgccctctcccgtgtccccaccaaacgcacctgtgaaggtagtgggagcGAGTGATAAGgcttccctgatgatcttaacacccagacaagctcataaagggagagaagCAGGTCTACGAATTGGCAAATTACTAAATATCATTGCAAATAGATTCAGAAGTTTCACCATGCATGTGTAGGAAAATTCAGTCCCCCTTGGGGGTGCTCATGGATGtctctgagcctgaatgcccaggtttcagcagtgaccaggaatgcctttgcacagttgaATCTGGTGCATCAGCTGCACCCCTTTTGAggggtctgatctggccacagtgacacatgccttagttacatctcggcCAGATTACTACATCgcattctacgtggggctgcctttgagaagtgtttggaaacttcagagaGTCCAAAATGCTGTAACCatattgttaactggggctggttactgGGAACTCTGTTGCAACAGTTCCAgcggctgccaatccatttccgggcacaatagccatccagagtagtggcttgtccctGAAATGGATGTGGtacaaatttaaacaaataaaataaaaaataaaaaaattcaaagtgctggttttaacctataaagccttaaatagcTTGGGCCTAAGCTatcttagggacgtggtggcactgcgggttaaatcacagacgtctctgtgctgcaagatcagaagaccagcagtcgtaagattgaatccacgtgacagagtgagcccccatcgcttgtcccagctcctgccaaccgagcagttagaaagcatgtaaaaacgtgagtagataaataggtaccaccttggtgggaaggtaatggcgttccgtgtctagtcgtgctggccatgtgaccacggaaactgtcttcggacaaatgctggctctacggcttggagacggggatgagcaccgcgccctagtgtcagacacgactggactaaatgtcaaggggaacctttacctttacctaagctatctaaaagaccatatctccctctatgagccttcCCCTTCATAGGTGGTAGGATTGAGAGATGGGGAGaccagagaaggccttctctgtggctgctcccagactctggaactccctcccacaggaggccagactggtcccTTCTTTGCTCTCCTTGCACAAGTTGATGAAGAtctctctcttcaggcaaacttttcctTAACAATGaactgtctgagagggtttttccAAACTGGATTATTGTGctatgttgcttttaaatatatttttagtattgattttatttactgtttttaatataatacttgtttaattcttttaaaatatttgtatactttttgtttttagcttttaaatattgtgcttttaatgatgtaagccaccttgggtccttttaaggagaaatgtggtctaaaaatattttaaataaataatgaataaataacattGCAAATTACCTGCACATTTCTTTAAAGAGGTTAGCATACCCAGCGCAAATGGTCTTTCCTGAGCGAAGGATATCTGCTGGCTCACAAGATGTCTTGGCATTGTTATAGTAATAGTCTGTATCATATGCTGGTGAAATGAAGACATAAATTATACATTATCCAAAGTGTGAGATACCCATGAAAAAAGTGTACAACTAATCCCCACATGAACAGCAGGGCAAACCTAGTAGTAAGCCCGAATGATTCCTTGTATACTGTATTTATCAATTAAGCATATGACTCACATCCTATCAAAAATGGTGCTTATAGCAGCCACAATTTCAGATGGCTTTGTTTTATTATATCCAAATAAATATAGACATGCATTAAAATTAAATactgattttaatgttttaaattttttaaattagtttttaaaattttgtatttttttccctcccagccAATGGAACATACTGGAATGACACTATCAGCACACTCATGATAGCAGCAAACTTGAAGTGATATCTTTCAGTTGCCAGTAAGTTGGGCCCACTCAAGGGTAGTCTAGATTTCTCCCATTAGGGGACACTGGAATTCACTGGATTAGAAAATATCTCATTATACAAGAAGCACataatgcattttgtttttgttttcttttattccacctttctggCTCTAAATGTTTCGGTAGAATTGAAGAGCCAGTTAAAGAGTTTTCCCAGAGGAAGTAGGTTTTTAATTGCATTTGGTTGCttttaacaaattattttgtAAACCACTTGAGAGAGGCAAAATactagacatatatatatatatggactgATCAATCAAGTGTGCTGCTTGAATAATATTCTGGGTGGGGTAGAAGCTTGAGGCCATTTTGTTGTGTCAAAAGTCCACAGGTGGATTTTTGCTCTACAGGACAGCAGGAGCTGCGTAGGTCACTAACTCTTGTTGGATTACCGCCTCCATTGTCCTGGATCACTGGCTACTCTGCTTGGAACTGATGGGAGTGAAGAGTCCAATACAGTAACACAAGGAGAGCCATACGTGCTACACACCTAATGTGGAAATTTCTCATCATCCTAATTTACCTGAAAGATTCTTCTTCCTCTGACCACTATAAAACAGACAAACATTCCATAGGTGAGGCCCCTGAAGTATGGAGGTGTTCTGATGGGAAAAAGCATCGCCCATGCAATGTCTTTCTCCTGTATGGTGGTGGATCAAAGGCACAAAAAGAACTGCAGCATGTTaacagctgccactgccacctacctacctacccgcCTACTTACCTATATGATGAGTAATCCATATCCAAATGGCTCGGACTTTCTCCAGATCACTGTGGGCTTTTTGGAGCAAGGCGCTCACAAGATCTTTCACATTGTCCTTGACATCAACCTGCTTTATGAAAAGCGAATATATCCCACAAACTTAATATAGAGGAAGATTGCCCAGACTATACTTTGTACTTAAATCTGCCACTAAATGAAAGGAAGTTCCAGTTGTAATTCCAAGTAGGCTAACCAGAGCATAAACATTGGTGAATGTAGTGGAACTTACATTGGAGTAAACATGCAAAGGACTGGAATGCTATGGGACGTCCTTCTGAGGAGACATGTACTGTATAAGGTTGAGTTGTAATAACTCAGTTGTATGTATATACTCAACTATATGGGAGTGTATCCAATTGAACTTGGTGAGGCATACATCTCAAGACAGAGGAACAGGATTGCATTGtaactgtaaggtaaaggttccccttgacaatttttgtccagtcgtgtccgactctagggggcggcgctcatctcgctcttcaagccatagagccagcgtttgtccgaagacaatctttccgtggtcacatggccagtgtgatttagacacggaacgctgtttaccttcccaccgagatggtacctatttatctactcgcatttgcatgctttcgaaccgctaggttggcgggagctgggacaagcgacgggcgctcactccgtcgcgtggattcgatcttacgactgcttggtcttctgaccctgcagcacaggcttctgcggtttagcccacagcgccaccaggtcCCCGCATTGTAACTGTATGAGCGCATAATTACCCTATGAAAATGAATCTGGAGATGTATCAGGGAGtttgaagttggtttaaagtcatgtggtagccaggtgtttgtttttttgtttttgttttttggtatgggCGTCATTTTGGGAAAACCTTTAATCCGTTTCTAAACTGTGttgttcccgccaacctagcggttcgaaagcatgcaaatgcaagtagataaatagggaccacctcggtgggaaggtaacagcgttccgtgtctaagtcgcactggccacgtgaccacagaagattatctttgggcaaaacgctggctctatggcttggaaacggggatgagcaccgccccctagagtcgaacacgactggacaaaaaattgtcaaggggaacctttacctttaccttaaactgTGTTGTAGATCAATCAAgagggctacatgggcttttataatggttgcatttgaggctttgccCTCGCACTGGTTGCTTCTCACAGCCACCAGCCGCTGCTAttatgctgttgtttttaatttttaaaaattatctcctGAAATCTGGCATAGCGTTAGTTTAGTatgacagataggaaaaaaaattaaaacagattagaCTGCAAGGTTtaagattgatgcagaagcttcaaatggtgcagaatgcgccCGCctgacttctcactggggtgagaaaatatcagcatatttcccccactctggctgccctgcattggctgcccgttcatttccacattAATTTCAAAGTggtaatgatgacatataaagccctaaacagtttaggacctcaatatctaccAGAACGCCTCCTCTAAATCTACCCGAACCACTTGTTCTAGCCAAGGGTCTAGCTGAGGgtcctaatgccaagggaggcccggagggaaagaacaagaaaccgggccttctcggcagtggcccctcacctttggaacagtctgcccacagagatctgtctggctccctcagtgtttttaagagcaagctaaagacctgactctttaggcaggcttttactcctgtcatcacctaattacatttgccatcttgaattatattattacagttgtctttattttattatattgtttttacttttgtgaattattgttagctgcccagaatagacttCAATCTAGATGGACAGGCTATAAtttgaataaaaacaaattttaaaaattcaatttcaaacatgctaaacctgattcaaaaataggcttttaaaaatgtttaactgCACTCTGAGCCTTAGGGAGTAATCTTATATACAACTGCCTGACTACAAGCTCTATTCCAAGATTTACTTCTAATTAGATAAGTATAGATCAATAATCAATTAAATTAACTACTAGATTTGCACACATTTTAACAGTATAAATAAACACATGGAGCAAATATCacatgtgttttgttttcagatgGGTGTGTGCTACTACTTGCTTACTACTTGATTAATAGGAGTAGCTCATGAACTAAATGGGTGGCACTTCCCCTCAAAAAAATTTGGGGGTGCCCACCTGTCCTCATCATGACCACCATTACACCATATCCCCATGCATGGAAACTATATAAAGAACTTCCATAACCAAATTTATCATTCTTTCATCCTGCATTATCTCTGGTTTTCTGAATCAGGTTTTACCTGATTATAAGTTTCCAGAATAGTTATCccaaaataatacagtatttaaataaatgcttcATTATTCTTATTGCATGCAATCTAGGGATTAGGGTTTGAGACACATCTTTCTACTATGACAGGTAGGAGGCATTAACAAATTCCAAATCTACATGGAAAGTCTCAGGGACACTGGTAACCCAGTGGATTCCATATAGCACTATATACCATTTTAAGTTTCAACATACCTTTGATGCATAAGCGTCTAGTTCTTTAAACTTCTTCAGATCTACTAGCATTGATTTATCCTTTGAATAAtctagagtggggggggggggaaatgtcacTCATCATTCTACAAGTGAGTCCATCAGAAAAAGTGCATCAAAGGAAAGACAAGATAGGCTTATAATTATGTTAAAAGAACAGAAGTGTGAATATCAAAATTACCTGAAAACAGAACATTCTTCTAATGCTCTCAAAAGTAGAAAAATGGAAATAGGAGAAATTAGAGAAACCACTTACACAATTGGCAGTGTTGTTCTGATTGCAAAGGACGAAATGGCCACAGCAAAAAAGGCAGTGCTGATCTTTGTACTTATTAGAAGTATTTCTTAGTTTACTGGTACTTTTACacaaatttattgttgttgttgtgtttattTGCTTACAtgtttcattgattgattgattgattgattgattgattgattgattgattgattgattgattgattgattgattgattgattgatcacaCCATTACTGCAAGCAACTGGACAGTTTACACAAGATTAAAACTTACAAACCCTCAATACCctataataaaaatacattcaaaaacaaGATGCCAATTAAATAGACAATCACTATAGCCATAAATAATGTATAAATTACCCTGTATTGGgcataacaatttttttaaaaaaccccaaggcagtttataacaacattaaaaagcaaGAGTGGGCAATTCAGGCTGATGTAGGGGGCAAATTCTAGGAATCTGTACGGGCTGTAGAAACTGCCaaaagtggaaaagaaaagaatagataAGGAAATTAGAAGttactgaaagttcacttttctTGAAAAGATTTGGAAAATTAGTATCAGAGGGTGTTAAAAGACTGCAACAGAGGCCGTGAGCTTAAAAAGGTCAATTAGCAACCTTCCTCAGAGGAAAGGCATGGTAAAACACTTATGAGTTCCCTGTACATTGGAAACCCTGGGAAAAGTCatcataagtaagaattgacttgatagcacattattattattattgttgttgttgttgttgttgttgttgttgttgttgttgttgttataagaCTGACAAGCAGATCTTTATGAAATTGTGAGCTGCCTCGTATACCTTCACCAGGATAAAGGCAGTATAAAAAATTAACAATTGCTAATAGCTGCTGACTTGCAGCTATTAGCAATTGAATAAATTACGGCACAGCTAATATATGAATCCAATACAAAAAATATCTCAGGAACCTATATGGGGAGATAGTTTATTAAGGATTACAGCTGCCTGCAGTTGAATCAATGAGGCACTTTTTGACCAGTGtttcagacaaggcaaagaaaattttaaaatatttttataagggacacaactaaaaaaaaatcacttcccctgccccttcaccaatatgtttttgtatttcaatatatttaactgtattgtttattttaatttttttaaaaggttggttGCATTTTGTATTTTAGCCATGTTCTTGCATATATgtttgttgcaaactgcccagagtggcctttggctagATGGCCAGcgtaaaaatgaaaacaaacaaacaaataaataggcaTCCATAACAAAGGGCAACTAATATTTACCAGGCAGGTATTGTTTCTTCATAGTCTCTCTTTCACGCATCAGAGCACTCCACAAGTCTGTTTTATAACTTAACCAGGAATCGAACTTGAGTTGACCTAGATCAGATAAGAATAACATGTGACctcatttaaaatttcaaatgaattatattctttttttttcaatctgaaGACTCCTTCTGCTCCCCAAAAGGAGCAGAAGAAGATTTCAATTTGCTAATATCTGGAAGTGGTTCACTTATTAAGTCCCTTCACGATATCTGAAATTCCAGCTGGGAGGAACCTTGACAGCCAGAAGGCTCAGGTATGGTCCATTCTCAGCAATCCCATGGACTGGCAATAGGCCAACCAGAGAAATCTTATCtgtatcaaaataaataaataaatcagaagccCCTGACAAGCTCAGAAAAGCATGGGTAGTAAAAACTCTGAGGAGAATGTTGTTCATTCTAGTGATTACGTGTGTGATCTTTAGAAAAAGGAGCGAACCAAGCTATCCCAGCAGCATCAGACATAAAATGACCATTTTATCACACTTTAAAACACCCACAGGAGCCTGTTTCAAACACCCACATATAACCATAACAAACAGCAACTAATATTTACCAAGCAGGTCTATTTTTTTCAACGTGTTCATTGATGTCATCAGAGTCTCAATGTCATCCATGAGGGCATCCGCCATCAACTCTATTGTATCACTTGACCAGGACTCGAACTTGAGTGGACCTGGATCAGGGAAGAACAACATGGCCAGAGGCtcctcattttaaaatttaaataaatttattttttttttaaatccaaaggcCCCTCCTGCTCTCGGGCATATGAGAGCATGTTTCCCACATTATTAAGAGAATGAGCACCCCTGCCTCTATTTTCCTTCAtctcttttttagtttttaaaaatttggccaGCAGAGGGCAcaagcagaggttttttttttttttttaagataccaattttaaaatgcttttttttttcagggctaGTTATATCTGTTTCCTTAAGGGCAATTGGTTCTAATCTCTTATACAGTTGTGAACTGTTCCTTGACTCAGCCATAAATTCTTCAACTAGCCTAAATCTCATGATGGGACAGGACTGTGAAAATGAGGTGGACTGAATTGctattcatttctttctttctttctttctttctttctttctttctttctttctttctttctttctttctttcactcataccccacccatctacagtggggtcttgacttgagaacttaatccgtattggaaggcggttctcaagtcaaaaagttctcgggtcaaatctgcatttcccataggaatgcattgagaaccatttgatccgtatctgctcttttccgtccatagaaactaatgggaagctgctattccgccttcgaccactagagggggatattttgtttctttttttcttaggtcaagaaaggttcagggaaggcagggaaaatacagtccaggcagtaccaggcagtccgaagactgtctcccaatccactctctaaacgctgggaggagtgaggaagcagacaggcacccttttcactggccaacagttaactgaaagttcaaattttgcactttccctgcctcccacatgttttttttcagttcgtaactcaaatctaagtatgtaagtcaagtcaatattttcctatgagagtggttcttaagtcaaaatgttcttaactcaagccgttcttaagtcaagaccccactgtagtggacAAGATATTACTTTGGTCAGCTTTCAAGAAAGTAACATAAATATGCagacaaaactgaaataataaacaTACAAAAGCAAAAACCCACCCTGAAACCCTTCTTCACTATGTCTTTTGGCTGCATACACTGAAACTAAGTGAGGTGGGGCCTTGGGCATCTCATTTGGACTTTTCAAAGTAGATGGAACTTTCTCCCCATTCTTAGACCTGTGAAAGCACAGGCATTTTAGAAAAAGGAGTGAGTTGGATGTTGTggatgttggtgtctctagacTAGAGGAAAGCCTTCTTCACACGGGCTTTATCATAGGAGATATCAAAGGGTTTCCTCAAAATACCTTTTATTCTGTATTTGCCCGAAGACCCAATCTCTGTTCATTTCAGTGAGGTTTCAAAGAGAAGCTTATGGATGAAGTTCTTTCTAAAGAGTAGCATTAAAATGGCCCAAAGTGGAATGGTAGCTTATGTTGAACGTGCAAATCTCACTTCCAAAATATCTCATGAGCCTATGTTGTCAAATCCTTTTTCTAAGCCACATAAGATCTAGACAAACATCACTGTTAACTATAACGAGAAAACAATGATATTTACCATGCGGGTTTTCTTTTCCAGGGCAAAGGAATTCCATTTTCTACAGTCATGGATGCGGCCAGCAgaaagcagaaggagaaaaagttGCAAAATCAGATAAAATTCTATTTAAAGTGAATCCAGAGAGGATTTTGCTTCCTTGGCTGCCTGTCTGCTGAAGATCTCCTTCCCAGCCACTGGCTGTCAGAAGCTTACTGAGGTGGGCAATGAGCAGAAATTCTGCATCTTCTACAAGAAATGGTTGCCGGTGGAAGTCTCTGCAGATGCTCTTGGTGAGGAATGGAAGGGATATGTTGTCCATAACAGCAGTGGCAATGATAAGCAAAGCTTCCCCATGAAGCAAGGAGTCCTTACTCACATGACCATGTCCACTTGCTACTCAGAAAGGGCCTCTCATGTTGCCACCCAAGGAGAATCAGAGAACGGAAACACAAATCTGCCAAAGCCACAGCTAAACAAGGTCTTACAAGTTCAGTGCTTTAATCCATCCATCTCCCCACTTGTTTTTTGGATACACTACTGGAGGAGGACTTTTTTAACAAGCTCAAGCTATATTTCAAGTTCCAAGCCCACCACATTAGTAGAAACAAAGTTTGGGGTTGGGCATTGAATCACTAAATAGTCACAACTAAGATGACCTTCAAGGGATG is a window encoding:
- the LOC110087268 gene encoding uncharacterized protein LOC110087268 isoform X4; translated protein: MEFLCPGKENPHGPLKFESWSSDTIELMADALMDDIETLMTSMNTLKKIDLLGQLKFDSWLSYKTDLWSALMRERETMKKQYLPDYSKDKSMLVDLKKFKELDAYASKVRLVGTRERAFFVPASRLWNFLPQDSIAGIQCQKLAGISNGKGPKKGLKKKKRHAWNTVYLDGKWHLVDCTWGSGFVKDHKFTFKYGELYFFPCPDLYPFVEDS
- the LOC110087268 gene encoding kyphoscoliosis peptidase isoform X5, giving the protein MEFLCPGKENPHGPLKFESWSSDTIELMADALMDDIETLMTSMNTLKKIDLLGQLKFDSWLSYKTDLWSALMRERETMKKQYLPDYSKDKSMLVDLKKFKELDAYASKQVDVKDNVKDLVSALLQKAHSDLEKVRAIWIWITHHIAYDTDYYYNNAKTSCEPADILRSGKTICAGYANLFKEMCRYGELYFFPCPDLYPFVEDS
- the LOC110087268 gene encoding kyphoscoliosis peptidase isoform X2: MEFLCPGKENPHGPLKFESWSSDTIELMADALMDDIETLMTSMNTLKKIDLLGQLKFDSWLSYKTDLWSALMRERETMKKQYLPDYSKDKSMLVDLKKFKELDAYASKVDVKDNVKDLVSALLQKAHSDLEKVRAIWIWITHHIAYDTDYYYNNAKTSCEPADILRSGKTICAGYANLFKEMCSIAGIQCQKLAGISNGKGPKKGLKKKKRHAWNTVYLDGKWHLVDCTWGSGFVKDHKFTFKYGELYFFPCPDLYPFVEDS
- the LOC110087268 gene encoding kyphoscoliosis peptidase isoform X1 gives rise to the protein MEFLCPGKENPHGPLKFESWSSDTIELMADALMDDIETLMTSMNTLKKIDLLGQLKFDSWLSYKTDLWSALMRERETMKKQYLPDYSKDKSMLVDLKKFKELDAYASKQVDVKDNVKDLVSALLQKAHSDLEKVRAIWIWITHHIAYDTDYYYNNAKTSCEPADILRSGKTICAGYANLFKEMCSIAGIQCQKLAGISNGKGPKKGLKKKKRHAWNTVYLDGKWHLVDCTWGSGFVKDHKFTFKYGELYFFPCPDLYPFVEDS
- the LOC110087268 gene encoding kyphoscoliosis peptidase isoform X3, whose protein sequence is MADALMDDIETLMTSMNTLKKIDLLGQLKFDSWLSYKTDLWSALMRERETMKKQYLPDYSKDKSMLVDLKKFKELDAYASKQVDVKDNVKDLVSALLQKAHSDLEKVRAIWIWITHHIAYDTDYYYNNAKTSCEPADILRSGKTICAGYANLFKEMCSIAGIQCQKLAGISNGKGPKKGLKKKKRHAWNTVYLDGKWHLVDCTWGSGFVKDHKFTFKYGELYFFPCPDLYPFVEDS